One segment of Methylocella silvestris BL2 DNA contains the following:
- a CDS encoding 4-(cytidine 5'-diphospho)-2-C-methyl-D-erythritol kinase: protein MPLPLIERAPAKINLTLHILGRRADGWHELESLVVFSRTGDQLSLIEGEPLSLTIEGPTAPAAGEVADNLVLRAARHFAAAIPDAHLGAFHLVKRLPVAAGIGGGSSDAAAALRLLARANGVPPDDERLIAAARKTGADVPVCLAARGRIMRGFGDELGPVLKLPPLVALIVNPNEPLETRRVFERMDIAPGARTDFGGHPKLASGMGPEELIAALAKGRNDMEPAACRLAPIIGDVLSILGSAPGAKLARMSGSGATCFALFKDCKSAARARKAILRAHPRWWVKSCVLN, encoded by the coding sequence TTGCCTCTTCCCCTCATTGAACGCGCGCCGGCCAAGATCAATCTCACTTTGCATATCCTTGGCCGCCGCGCCGACGGATGGCATGAGCTTGAGAGCCTTGTCGTCTTTTCCCGCACGGGCGACCAGCTCTCGCTGATCGAAGGCGAGCCTTTGTCGCTGACGATCGAAGGGCCGACGGCGCCGGCGGCAGGCGAGGTCGCCGACAATCTCGTGCTGCGCGCCGCACGTCATTTCGCTGCGGCGATCCCCGACGCCCATCTTGGCGCTTTTCATCTGGTGAAGCGTCTGCCGGTCGCGGCCGGGATCGGCGGCGGCTCATCCGACGCCGCCGCAGCGCTGCGGCTGCTGGCCCGCGCCAATGGCGTTCCGCCCGACGACGAAAGGCTGATCGCCGCCGCGCGCAAAACGGGAGCCGACGTTCCGGTTTGCCTGGCCGCTCGGGGGCGCATCATGCGCGGCTTTGGCGACGAGCTTGGCCCGGTCCTCAAGCTGCCGCCGCTCGTCGCGCTCATCGTCAATCCGAATGAGCCGCTGGAGACGCGGCGCGTGTTCGAGCGAATGGATATCGCGCCCGGCGCCCGCACCGATTTCGGCGGCCATCCCAAGCTTGCCTCGGGCATGGGGCCGGAAGAGCTGATCGCGGCTCTCGCCAAAGGCCGCAACGACATGGAGCCGGCGGCCTGCCGGCTTGCGCCGATCATCGGCGACGTGCTCTCGATTCTCGGCTCAGCGCCCGGCGCAAAACTCGCGCGTATGTCAGGCTCGGGCGCAACCTGCTTCGCTTTGTTCAAGGATTGCAAATCCGCCGCCCGGGCGCGCAAGGCAATTTTGCGCGCTCATCCGCGCTGGTGGGTCAAAAGCTGCGTCTTGAACTGA
- a CDS encoding SRPBCC family protein: MIDRIEKHIELKAPIERVWRALTDHREFSEWFKAKIDSPFQPGETIRGQNACPGYEHASFEVKVLKMEAPRFFSYTWHPYAIDPKMDYSQETPTLVEFWLEPIPAGTRLRVVESGFEKLPPHRRSEALRTHEPGWIQQLENIKTHVER, encoded by the coding sequence ATGATCGACAGAATCGAAAAACACATCGAACTCAAGGCGCCAATCGAACGCGTCTGGCGCGCGCTGACGGACCATCGCGAATTCAGCGAATGGTTCAAGGCAAAGATCGACAGCCCGTTCCAGCCGGGCGAAACCATTCGCGGCCAGAACGCCTGTCCGGGGTATGAGCACGCCAGCTTCGAGGTCAAGGTTCTGAAGATGGAGGCGCCGCGCTTCTTCTCCTACACGTGGCATCCCTATGCCATTGATCCCAAGATGGATTATTCTCAAGAAACGCCGACGCTGGTCGAGTTCTGGCTCGAACCCATTCCGGCGGGGACGCGACTGCGGGTTGTCGAATCAGGCTTCGAAAAACTGCCGCCGCATCGGCGCTCCGAGGCGCTGCGGACCCATGAACCGGGCTGGATCCAGCAATTGGAGAATATCAAGACCCATGTCGAACGATAG
- a CDS encoding ArsR/SmtB family transcription factor codes for MSNDSAPTSPADPAPIFAALGDGTRLSLLAKLSDGQSQSIVKLSADTELTRQAIAKHLRVLENAGLVSSIKVGRESHFAFRPQKIAEARSYLDHVSEQWDAALSRLRSFVER; via the coding sequence ATGTCGAACGATAGCGCTCCGACGAGCCCGGCGGACCCTGCGCCGATCTTCGCCGCCCTTGGAGACGGCACGCGCCTCTCCCTGCTTGCGAAGCTCAGCGACGGGCAAAGCCAGTCGATCGTCAAGCTGTCGGCAGACACCGAACTGACGCGGCAGGCCATCGCCAAGCATCTTCGTGTGCTGGAGAACGCTGGGCTCGTCAGCAGCATCAAGGTCGGCCGCGAAAGCCACTTTGCTTTCCGGCCGCAAAAGATCGCCGAGGCGCGCTCCTATCTCGATCATGTTTCGGAGCAATGGGACGCAGCCCTCTCGCGCCTTCGCTCCTTTGTCGAGCGATGA
- a CDS encoding class II aldolase/adducin family protein: protein MEKRGEFAVRQSIIDGCLALARLGVNQGTAGNISVRWNGGLLITPSGLPYDEMGADDIVFMAMDGSFRHPLAPSSEWRFHRDILARRPEVGAVVHAHPIFCTAFAMCRMEIPAAHYMIAAAGGPTIRCARYESYGTPELSEAALEALEGRACTLLANHGMIATGPDLAEALWLAVETETLARQYAAALQIGAPVILDDAEIAKTVEKFKDYGLRGRNRRDG from the coding sequence TTGGAAAAGCGCGGAGAATTTGCGGTCCGGCAATCGATCATCGACGGCTGCCTCGCCCTGGCGCGGCTCGGCGTCAATCAGGGGACGGCGGGCAATATTTCGGTCCGCTGGAACGGCGGACTGCTGATCACGCCCTCCGGTCTGCCTTATGACGAAATGGGCGCCGACGACATCGTCTTCATGGCGATGGACGGGTCTTTCCGTCATCCGCTCGCGCCTTCGTCCGAGTGGCGGTTTCACCGCGATATTTTGGCCCGCCGACCCGAAGTCGGCGCGGTGGTCCACGCCCATCCGATCTTCTGCACGGCTTTCGCCATGTGCCGGATGGAGATTCCCGCCGCTCATTACATGATCGCCGCGGCGGGCGGCCCAACCATCCGCTGCGCCCGCTATGAGAGCTATGGCACGCCGGAACTGTCCGAGGCGGCGCTCGAGGCGCTCGAGGGCCGCGCCTGCACGCTTCTCGCCAATCACGGAATGATCGCGACGGGGCCGGATCTGGCTGAAGCTTTATGGCTCGCTGTGGAAACGGAAACGCTCGCCCGGCAATATGCCGCAGCGTTGCAAATCGGCGCGCCTGTGATTCTCGACGATGCGGAGATCGCTAAGACGGTCGAGAAATTCAAGGATTACGGCCTGCGCGGGCGAAACAGGCGGGACGGCTAA
- the eda gene encoding bifunctional 4-hydroxy-2-oxoglutarate aldolase/2-dehydro-3-deoxy-phosphogluconate aldolase, with product MAYQHTDATLALMKRSPVIPVMQVIDAADALAQTEALLAGGLSVLEITLRTPAALKSIEMLSRAFPEAAIGAGTVTNADQMEAAIDAGASFLVSPGMTRKLLRSARKSPVPFLPGIATATEAMTLYERGFRCMKFFPAEPAGGAKYLSSLSGPLPDLVFCPTGGIDIVKAKAYLELKNVACVGGSWMVAPALIKAGDYAAIEKLAREAAELRAA from the coding sequence ATGGCATATCAACACACCGACGCGACGCTTGCCTTGATGAAGCGCTCGCCGGTGATTCCGGTCATGCAGGTGATCGATGCTGCTGACGCGCTGGCGCAGACCGAGGCGCTGCTCGCCGGCGGCCTCAGCGTGCTCGAAATCACGCTGCGGACCCCCGCCGCGCTCAAATCGATCGAGATGCTGTCGCGCGCCTTTCCGGAGGCCGCGATCGGCGCCGGAACGGTCACCAACGCCGATCAGATGGAAGCCGCCATCGACGCCGGCGCGTCCTTTCTCGTCAGTCCCGGCATGACGCGCAAGCTGCTACGGTCGGCGCGCAAATCCCCGGTGCCGTTTCTTCCCGGCATCGCCACGGCGACCGAAGCGATGACGCTCTATGAGCGCGGCTTCCGCTGCATGAAATTCTTTCCGGCCGAGCCCGCCGGCGGCGCGAAATATCTCTCGTCGCTGAGCGGTCCTTTGCCCGACCTCGTCTTCTGCCCGACCGGCGGCATCGATATCGTCAAGGCCAAGGCCTATCTCGAACTCAAGAATGTCGCCTGCGTCGGCGGCTCCTGGATGGTCGCGCCCGCGCTGATCAAGGCGGGCGACTATGCCGCCATCGAAAAGCTCGCCAGGGAAGCCGCAGAGCTGCGGGCGGCCTGA
- the edd gene encoding phosphogluconate dehydratase: MVQDTIARVTARIVERSRPTREAYLTRMEAMARKGPRRGALGCANLAHGFAACGVHDKAELRADIVPNLGIVTAYNDMLSAHQPYEGFPAIIKQAAREAGGVAQVAGGVPAMCDGVTQGRAGMEMSLFSRDVIALSASIALSHDMFDAAVFLGICDKIVPGLVIAAQAYGHLPAVFIPAGPMPSGISNDQKSKVRQLYAEGKVDRAELLEAEAASYHSAGTCTFYGTANSNQMLMEAMGLHLPGASFVNPNTPLRDALTAAAAKRALAITALGNEYTPASQILDERAFVNGVVALHATGGSTNHVIHLVAMARAGGIILTLEDFGDLSKVVPLLTRIYPNGSADVNHFSAAGGTGYLIGELLKAGLLNPDAKTVTGAPVADYAKEPYLDNGELKFRDSPSASLDPAVLRPFEQPFSADGGLKVLSGNLGSAVIKISAVAPERHLVRAPALIFHAQEEVEAAFKAGELNRDFIAVVRFQGVKAIGMPELHKLTPILASVMAHGHQVALVTDGRMSGASGKVPAAIHVSPEAQAGGPIGKVREGDMITLDAAAGTLMVEISPEEFERRELATCDLESYHHGYGRELFHTFRMVASGPELGASSIS, from the coding sequence ATGGTTCAGGACACAATCGCCCGCGTCACGGCCCGGATCGTTGAGCGCAGCCGTCCGACGCGCGAGGCCTATCTCACCCGCATGGAGGCGATGGCCCGCAAGGGGCCGCGCCGCGGCGCGCTCGGCTGCGCCAATCTCGCCCATGGCTTCGCCGCCTGCGGCGTGCATGACAAGGCGGAGCTGCGCGCCGACATTGTGCCCAATCTCGGCATCGTCACCGCCTATAACGACATGCTATCGGCGCATCAGCCCTATGAGGGTTTTCCGGCCATCATCAAGCAAGCCGCGCGCGAGGCGGGCGGCGTCGCGCAGGTCGCCGGCGGCGTGCCGGCCATGTGCGATGGCGTCACGCAAGGGCGCGCCGGCATGGAGATGTCGCTGTTCTCGCGCGACGTCATCGCGCTGTCGGCCTCAATCGCGCTGTCGCATGACATGTTTGACGCCGCGGTATTCCTCGGCATCTGCGACAAGATCGTGCCCGGCCTCGTCATCGCGGCGCAGGCCTACGGCCATCTCCCCGCCGTCTTCATTCCGGCCGGGCCGATGCCGTCGGGCATCTCGAACGACCAGAAATCCAAGGTGCGCCAGCTCTATGCCGAGGGAAAGGTCGACCGCGCCGAACTCTTGGAGGCCGAAGCCGCCTCCTATCATTCGGCGGGCACCTGCACCTTCTACGGCACGGCGAATTCGAACCAGATGCTGATGGAGGCGATGGGCCTGCATCTGCCGGGCGCCTCTTTCGTCAATCCGAATACGCCGCTGCGCGACGCGCTCACAGCCGCCGCCGCCAAGCGCGCGCTCGCCATTACGGCGCTTGGCAATGAATATACGCCAGCATCGCAAATCCTCGACGAGCGCGCCTTCGTCAATGGCGTCGTGGCGCTGCATGCGACGGGCGGCTCGACCAATCATGTGATCCATCTGGTCGCCATGGCGCGGGCGGGCGGAATCATCTTGACGCTGGAGGATTTCGGCGACCTGTCCAAAGTCGTTCCGCTGCTGACGCGGATCTATCCGAACGGTTCGGCCGACGTGAATCACTTCTCGGCGGCGGGCGGCACCGGCTATCTGATCGGCGAGCTTTTGAAGGCGGGATTGCTCAATCCGGACGCCAAAACCGTGACGGGAGCGCCGGTCGCCGACTACGCCAAGGAGCCCTATCTCGACAATGGCGAATTAAAATTCCGCGACTCGCCCTCGGCCAGCCTCGATCCGGCTGTGCTCCGTCCGTTCGAGCAGCCCTTCTCCGCCGACGGCGGCCTCAAGGTGTTGTCCGGCAATCTCGGTAGCGCCGTCATCAAGATCAGCGCGGTCGCGCCCGAGCGCCATCTGGTGCGCGCGCCGGCGCTGATTTTCCATGCGCAAGAGGAGGTCGAGGCGGCGTTCAAGGCGGGCGAGCTCAATCGCGATTTCATCGCCGTGGTGCGCTTCCAGGGGGTCAAGGCGATCGGAATGCCGGAATTGCACAAGCTGACGCCGATCCTTGCCTCGGTGATGGCGCATGGGCATCAGGTCGCGCTGGTGACGGACGGGCGGATGTCGGGCGCATCGGGCAAAGTGCCGGCGGCGATCCATGTTTCGCCGGAAGCGCAGGCCGGCGGCCCGATCGGCAAGGTCCGCGAGGGCGATATGATCACCCTCGACGCCGCCGCCGGAACGCTCATGGTCGAAATTTCGCCGGAAGAGTTCGAGCGCCGCGAACTCGCGACCTGCGATCTGGAATCCTACCATCATGGTTATGGCCGCGAGCTGTTCCACACCTTCCGCATGGTTGCGAGCGGCCCGGAATTGGGGGCGAGCAGCATCAGCTGA
- the zwf gene encoding glucose-6-phosphate dehydrogenase, which produces MVSRIVKVDPFDIVVFGGTGDLAYRKLFPALFRRFLDGQFSEGTRIIGAARHDYDTASFKPTVNKALRQFAAEATQESAVDAFLAMVDYVSLDIGTDAGWDVLAAKFPDSSNYVRAFYLATGPDRFGAVAAQLAAYGLITPGARIIVEKPIGKDAVSAAKINDALGAVFAESQIYRIDHYLGKETVQNLMALRFANALFEPLWNSAHIDHVEITVAESIGVEGRGAYYETSGALRDMVQNHLLQLLCLVAMEAPAGFEADSVRDEKLKVLKALAPIDADNYEAFTVRGQYRAGASATGAVAGYPEDVGNPRTEVETFVALKVHVNNWRWAGTPFYLRTGKRLPKRVSELIVSFRNVPHSIFASDVKILPTRLVVRLQPDEGIKLWLMLKEPGAGGMRMRHVPLDMNFAKAFQIYAPEAYERLLMDVIRGNATLFMRRDEVEAAWRWIDPIREAWNQAQLEPRFYLAGTWGPASATALVERDGRSWYEETS; this is translated from the coding sequence ATGGTTTCTCGCATAGTTAAAGTCGACCCCTTCGATATCGTCGTTTTCGGCGGCACCGGGGATCTTGCCTATCGAAAGCTGTTTCCGGCGCTGTTCCGGCGCTTTCTTGACGGGCAATTTTCGGAGGGCACCCGCATCATCGGCGCCGCGCGCCACGATTACGACACTGCCTCTTTCAAGCCGACCGTCAACAAGGCGTTGCGGCAATTCGCGGCCGAGGCGACGCAAGAATCCGCTGTCGACGCCTTTTTGGCCATGGTCGATTATGTCAGCCTCGACATCGGCACGGACGCCGGCTGGGATGTGCTCGCCGCGAAATTTCCGGACAGCTCCAACTATGTCCGGGCCTTCTATCTCGCGACCGGGCCTGACCGCTTCGGCGCTGTCGCGGCGCAGCTCGCAGCCTATGGGCTGATCACGCCCGGCGCGCGCATCATCGTCGAAAAGCCGATCGGCAAGGACGCCGTCTCCGCGGCGAAAATCAATGACGCGCTGGGCGCCGTCTTCGCCGAGAGCCAGATCTACCGGATCGATCATTATCTCGGCAAGGAGACGGTGCAGAACCTGATGGCGCTGCGTTTCGCCAACGCCCTGTTTGAGCCTTTGTGGAACTCCGCCCATATCGACCATGTCGAGATCACCGTCGCCGAGTCGATCGGCGTCGAGGGCCGCGGCGCCTATTACGAAACCTCCGGCGCGCTCCGGGACATGGTGCAGAACCATTTGCTGCAGCTTCTCTGCCTTGTCGCGATGGAGGCGCCGGCCGGGTTCGAGGCCGATTCGGTGCGCGACGAGAAGCTCAAGGTGCTGAAGGCGCTGGCGCCGATCGACGCCGACAATTACGAGGCCTTCACCGTGCGGGGGCAGTATCGCGCCGGAGCCTCCGCGACGGGCGCCGTCGCCGGCTATCCGGAAGACGTCGGCAATCCGCGCACCGAGGTCGAGACCTTTGTCGCCCTGAAGGTGCATGTGAACAATTGGCGCTGGGCCGGCACGCCATTTTATCTGCGCACCGGCAAGCGACTGCCAAAGCGCGTGTCCGAGCTGATCGTTTCCTTCCGTAACGTGCCGCATTCGATTTTCGCCTCGGACGTCAAGATCCTGCCGACGCGGCTTGTCGTGCGTCTGCAGCCCGACGAAGGAATCAAGCTCTGGCTGATGCTGAAGGAGCCCGGCGCTGGCGGCATGCGCATGCGCCACGTGCCGCTCGACATGAATTTCGCCAAGGCCTTCCAGATCTATGCGCCGGAAGCCTATGAGCGTTTGCTGATGGACGTCATACGCGGCAACGCCACGCTGTTCATGCGGCGTGACGAGGTCGAGGCGGCGTGGCGCTGGATCGATCCGATCCGCGAGGCGTGGAACCAGGCGCAGCTGGAGCCGCGTTTCTACCTTGCTGGCACCTGGGGGCCAGCCTCCGCCACCGCCCTCGTCGAGCGCGACGGACGCAGCTGGTACGAGGAGACGAGCTGA
- a CDS encoding leucyl aminopeptidase family protein produces the protein MSRLHEPSEAALPIFFVAASTWPQIRGALPPAAAAFAQASNFEPKPGSAQLLPDATGAAAAVIFAIEEETAAGKDLLLPGKLAGALPPGLYRFANEPHDSSLAALSWLLTAYKFGRYRPASAKDAPQLCAPAGVDAARIERIAAAVTLGRDLINTPANDLGPAALEAAALGVAAQHQASAAVTRGEALLAAGLPLIHAVGRASADAPRLVDFCWGDPSAPKLTLVGKGVCFDSGGLDIKPSAGMLMMKKDMGGAATALSLASMIMEGGLNVRLRVILPIVENAISGDAFRPGDVYASRKGLTVEIGNTDAEGRLILADALALGDEDAPDLLIDFATLTGAARVALGPDLPPFYTADEELAAEIARFATAAQDPVWRMPLWDAYDKMLDSKIADLNNVGGGPFAGSITAALFLRRFVAKAKAWAHFDLYGWTPRGKPGRPEGGEIQAARLLYDLIEARYGGPPAGCPRAVHHIVAHIDEAEEEELGAEDKSP, from the coding sequence ATGTCTCGCCTGCATGAACCTTCCGAGGCCGCGCTGCCGATCTTTTTCGTCGCCGCTTCGACCTGGCCGCAGATCCGCGGCGCGTTGCCCCCGGCTGCGGCGGCTTTTGCGCAAGCCTCGAATTTCGAGCCAAAGCCGGGATCGGCGCAGCTGTTGCCGGATGCGACCGGCGCGGCCGCAGCCGTCATCTTCGCCATCGAGGAGGAGACCGCCGCCGGCAAGGATCTGCTTTTGCCGGGCAAACTCGCCGGCGCGCTGCCGCCGGGGCTCTACCGCTTCGCTAATGAGCCGCATGATTCAAGCCTCGCCGCGCTGTCCTGGTTGCTGACCGCCTATAAATTCGGGCGCTACCGGCCCGCGTCGGCCAAGGACGCGCCGCAGCTTTGCGCGCCGGCCGGCGTCGACGCTGCGCGGATCGAGCGGATCGCCGCGGCCGTGACGCTCGGGCGCGACCTCATCAACACGCCGGCCAATGATCTCGGGCCCGCCGCGCTCGAAGCGGCGGCGCTTGGCGTCGCGGCGCAGCATCAGGCCAGCGCGGCGGTGACGCGGGGCGAAGCCTTGCTCGCGGCCGGCCTGCCGCTGATCCACGCCGTCGGACGCGCATCGGCGGACGCGCCGCGCCTCGTCGATTTTTGCTGGGGCGATCCTTCTGCGCCAAAGCTCACCCTTGTCGGCAAGGGCGTCTGCTTCGATTCGGGCGGCCTCGACATCAAGCCCTCGGCCGGCATGCTGATGATGAAGAAGGACATGGGCGGCGCGGCGACGGCGCTGTCGCTCGCCTCCATGATCATGGAAGGAGGCCTCAATGTGCGGCTGCGGGTCATCCTGCCGATCGTCGAGAACGCCATCTCCGGCGACGCCTTTCGGCCAGGCGACGTCTACGCCAGCCGCAAGGGCCTCACCGTCGAGATCGGCAACACCGACGCCGAGGGGCGGCTGATTCTTGCCGACGCGCTGGCGCTTGGCGATGAGGACGCGCCGGATCTTCTGATTGATTTTGCGACCCTGACCGGCGCGGCGCGGGTGGCGCTCGGCCCCGATCTGCCGCCGTTCTATACGGCGGACGAAGAGCTCGCGGCCGAGATCGCCCGCTTTGCGACGGCGGCGCAGGACCCCGTGTGGCGCATGCCGCTCTGGGACGCCTATGACAAGATGCTCGACAGCAAGATCGCCGACCTCAACAATGTCGGCGGCGGCCCGTTCGCCGGCTCGATCACCGCCGCGCTGTTTTTGCGCCGCTTCGTCGCCAAGGCCAAAGCCTGGGCGCATTTCGACCTTTACGGCTGGACGCCGAGGGGCAAGCCGGGCCGGCCCGAAGGCGGCGAGATCCAGGCGGCGCGGCTGCTGTATGATCTCATCGAGGCGCGCTACGGCGGGCCGCCCGCGGGATGCCCCCGCGCTGTCCATCATATCGTGGCGCATATCGACGAGGCCGAGGAAGAAGAGCTCGGCGCCGAGGATAAATCGCCGTGA
- a CDS encoding NlpC/P60 family protein, whose product MPFDRRLTPARPDLAAAHLRGQVEADEFVEGVRVSIRTGLADLRPEPAPDVSIDTQALYGETALLYEDREGFGWVQLERDGYVGYLSMAEIGAAGNAASHRVKVNRSFIYPAPNMKLPPIGALPLGARVGVVEAGDSFARLGEGGFVFAAHLSPIEEKESDFVAVAEKLLHTPYLWGGKSSLGLDCSGLVQIALDAAGVKSPRDTDLQEKALGHALPINEDLSGLRRGDLVFWRGHVGIMRDAETLLHANAHHMMVASETLRHARDRILAKAGPPISSIRRLFPAV is encoded by the coding sequence ATGCCGTTCGACCGCCGCCTCACCCCCGCCCGACCCGATCTCGCCGCCGCCCATTTGCGCGGACAGGTCGAGGCGGATGAGTTTGTCGAGGGCGTCCGGGTCAGCATTCGCACGGGGCTGGCCGATCTGAGGCCCGAGCCCGCGCCGGATGTCTCGATCGACACCCAGGCGCTTTATGGCGAGACGGCGCTTCTCTATGAAGACCGCGAGGGTTTTGGCTGGGTGCAGCTCGAACGCGACGGCTACGTCGGCTATCTGTCGATGGCCGAAATCGGCGCGGCCGGGAACGCCGCAAGCCACAGGGTCAAGGTCAACCGCAGCTTTATCTATCCCGCGCCCAATATGAAGCTGCCGCCGATCGGCGCCCTGCCCCTTGGCGCGCGGGTCGGCGTCGTCGAAGCGGGCGATTCCTTTGCGCGGCTTGGCGAAGGCGGGTTTGTCTTCGCCGCCCATCTTTCCCCCATCGAGGAAAAGGAGAGCGACTTCGTTGCCGTCGCGGAAAAACTCCTCCATACGCCCTATCTTTGGGGCGGCAAGTCGAGCCTTGGCCTCGATTGCTCCGGCCTCGTGCAGATCGCGCTCGACGCGGCGGGCGTAAAATCGCCGCGCGATACCGATTTGCAGGAAAAGGCGCTCGGACACGCCCTGCCCATCAATGAAGATTTATCAGGGCTTCGGCGCGGCGATCTCGTCTTCTGGCGCGGCCATGTCGGGATCATGCGCGACGCTGAGACGCTGCTGCACGCCAATGCGCATCACATGATGGTCGCGAGCGAGACTTTGCGCCACGCCCGCGACCGGATATTGGCGAAGGCGGGGCCGCCGATCAGCTCGATCCGGCGGCTTTTCCCGGCGGTCTGA
- the def gene encoding peptide deformylase has protein sequence MPLRPIIILPDKRLRLVARPVASVDSEVRALMDDMLETMYEAPGIGLAATQIAVDRRVIVLDVAKRRDDSAKADPICLANPEILWASEELSSYEEGCLSIPEFYEEVFRPEKVRVGYLDRDGRRREIEADGLLATCLQHEIDHLNGVLFIDHISRLKRARIIKKFEKAAKLDAQEPKRAPHSPHTDAQKPGAASDL, from the coding sequence ATGCCGCTGCGCCCGATCATCATCCTGCCCGATAAACGCCTGCGCCTCGTCGCCAGGCCCGTCGCCTCCGTGGACAGCGAGGTGCGCGCGCTGATGGACGATATGCTGGAGACCATGTATGAGGCGCCCGGCATCGGCCTCGCCGCAACGCAGATCGCCGTCGACCGCCGCGTGATCGTCCTCGACGTCGCCAAGCGCCGCGATGATTCGGCCAAGGCCGATCCGATCTGCCTCGCTAATCCGGAAATCCTCTGGGCCTCGGAAGAACTGTCCTCCTATGAGGAAGGCTGTCTCTCGATCCCGGAATTTTATGAAGAAGTCTTTCGCCCCGAGAAGGTGCGGGTCGGCTATCTCGACCGCGACGGGCGCCGCCGCGAGATCGAAGCCGACGGTCTTCTCGCCACCTGCCTGCAGCATGAGATCGACCATCTGAATGGCGTCCTGTTCATCGACCATATTTCCCGGCTGAAGCGGGCGCGCATCATCAAGAAATTCGAGAAGGCGGCGAAGCTCGACGCGCAGGAGCCAAAGCGCGCCCCGCACAGCCCGCACACGGACGCCCAAAAACCCGGCGCCGCCAGCGATCTTTGA
- the fmt gene encoding methionyl-tRNA formyltransferase translates to MRIVFMGTPDFAVPVLTEIIGQGHDVAAVYSRAPKPGGRRGLEPTLSPVHAAAMRFGLKVETPASLKSDEAIATLASFEAEAAIVVAYGLILPKAALDLFPRGCLNLHASLLPRWRGAAPIQRAIMAGDAETGVMVMGMEEGLDTGPVALAERIEIGPEANAGEVHDRLALIGADLMARALAALARGSLRFTPQPADGVTYAAKIEKSEARIDWSEPARRVHDKIRALAPFPGAFFEADLGKGPERIKILRAKLAPGAGAPGTLLDDRLTIACGEGAIAILDAQRAGRTPMSAAEFLRGASLAAGVILPPAVNAIPS, encoded by the coding sequence TTGCGCATCGTCTTCATGGGAACGCCGGATTTCGCCGTTCCCGTCCTCACTGAAATCATCGGTCAGGGCCACGACGTCGCCGCCGTCTATAGCCGCGCGCCAAAACCCGGAGGCCGGCGCGGGCTCGAGCCAACGCTTTCCCCCGTTCATGCCGCGGCGATGCGCTTCGGGCTAAAGGTCGAGACGCCGGCGAGCCTCAAATCCGACGAGGCCATTGCGACGCTTGCGAGCTTCGAGGCCGAGGCCGCCATCGTCGTGGCCTATGGGCTGATTCTGCCTAAAGCCGCGCTCGATCTGTTTCCGCGCGGATGCCTCAATCTGCACGCTTCGCTTTTGCCGCGTTGGCGCGGCGCGGCGCCGATCCAGCGCGCCATCATGGCCGGAGACGCGGAAACCGGCGTCATGGTGATGGGAATGGAAGAAGGGCTCGATACCGGCCCGGTGGCGCTCGCCGAACGGATTGAGATCGGCCCGGAGGCAAATGCCGGCGAAGTGCATGACAGGCTGGCGCTCATCGGCGCCGATCTGATGGCGCGGGCGCTGGCGGCGCTTGCGCGCGGCAGCCTCCGCTTCACCCCGCAACCCGCCGACGGCGTGACCTATGCCGCGAAAATTGAGAAAAGCGAGGCGCGCATCGACTGGAGCGAACCGGCCAGGCGCGTGCATGATAAAATCCGCGCGCTGGCGCCCTTTCCCGGCGCCTTCTTCGAGGCCGACCTCGGCAAGGGCCCCGAACGCATCAAGATCTTGCGCGCAAAGCTCGCGCCCGGCGCCGGCGCGCCGGGAACCCTGCTCGATGATAGGTTGACGATCGCTTGTGGCGAGGGCGCCATCGCCATCCTCGACGCGCAGCGCGCCGGGCGCACGCCGATGAGCGCGGCCGAATTTTTGCGCGGCGCCTCTCTGGCGGCCGGCGTCATTCTTCCGCCGGCGGTCAACGCCATTCCCTCCTGA